One genomic segment of Podarcis raffonei isolate rPodRaf1 chromosome 7, rPodRaf1.pri, whole genome shotgun sequence includes these proteins:
- the GALR1 gene encoding galanin receptor type 1 has translation MDPQSPAPTSLYHMNHTWLDSNASRSAPERPLEEGRASFLFEIGIENFITLIVFGLIFLLGVVGNSLVITVLARSKPGKPRSTTNIFVLNLSIADLAYLLFCIPFQSTVYMSPSWVLGTFICKFIHYFFTVSMLVSIFTLSAMSVDRYVAIVHSRRSSSLRVSRNALLGVGVIWLLSIAMASPVAHHQRIVHHEIINQTFCWEVWPNLHHKKVYVICTFVFGYLLPLLLISFCYAKVLNHLHKKLRNISKKSEASKKKTAQTVLVVVVVFGISWLPHHVVHLWAEFGDFPLTQASFIFRVAAHCLAYSNSSVNPIVYAFLSENFRKAYKQVFKCQIGSKSPLNEGKENHIDTPPSTNSTHV, from the exons ATGGACCCCCAGTCGCCCGCCCCCACCTCCCTCTACCACATGAACCACACCTGGCTGGACTCGAATGCCTCCAGGTCGGCTCCCGAGCGCCCCCTGGAGGAGGGGAGGGCCAGTTTCCTCTTCGAAATTGGCATCGAGAACTTCATCACCTTGATAGTCTTTGGCCTCATCTTCCTCCTGGGTGTGGTGGGCAACTCCTTGGTCATCACCGTGCTGGCCAGGAGCAAGCCGGGCAAGCCCCGCAGCACCACCAACATCTTTGTCCTCAACCTGAGCATTGCCGACTTGGCCTATTTGCTCTTCTGCATCCCTTTCCAGTCCACAGTGTACATGTCGCCCAGCTGGGTGCTGGGCACCTTCATCTGCAAGTTCATCCACTACTTCTTCACCGTCTCCATGCTGGTCAGCATTTTCACGCTCTCGGCAATGTCTGTGGACCGCTATGTGGCCATTGTGCATTCCCGGCGCTCCTCGTCCCTGCGAGTGTCCCGCAATGCGCTGCTCGGCGTCGGGGTCATTTGGCTGCTCTCGATTGCCATGGCCTCGCCTGTGGCTCACCACCAGCGTATCGTTCACCATGAAATCATCAACCAGACTTTCTGCTGGGAAGTATGGCCCAATCTTCATCACAAGAAAGTCTACGTGATCTGCACTTTTGTCTTTGGGTACCTGCTACCACTGCTGCTCATCTCCTTTTGCTATGCGAAG GTTCTCAATCACCTGCATAAAAAACTGCGGAACATATCAAAGAAGTCAGAAGCATCCAAAAAGAAG ACAGCACAAACAGTCCTGGTGGTCGTAGTGGTTTTTGGGATATCCTGGCTGCCCCATCATGTTGTACATCTCTGGGCTGAATTTGGAGATTTCCCACTGACTCAAGCCTCGTTTATCTTCAGAGTGGCAGCGCATTGCCTGGCTTATAGCAATTCTTCTGTGAATCCTATTGTATATGCATTCCTCTCTGAGAATTTTAGGAAGGCCTATAAGCAAGTGTTCAAATGCCAGATTGGTAGCAAATCACCTCTGAATGAAGGTAAAGAAAATCATATTGACACACCACCATCTACTAATTCAACACATGTGTGA